CTAGGACCATGTACCTTATTACACTTTTTACActgataattgtttttattcaagttatttttataattattttgacaatttttcttattattaatattattatggggccTACTATACTTAGCTTTGCTATTGTTGTTCGCCGGGGTAGTCAGCTGCCGGGTTGTGCTTGCTGCTGCCACCGCATTCACCTCCGAGCTGTGTAGCACCATAAGTTGCTGACTGGACAGCTCCGCTGATCGACATATGTCCAGTGCCTTGTCCAGTGTGAGGTCcttaatttctaataatttttgttgcacTCGTGTCTGTTTCACGCCGATGACGAGTCTGTCCCGTAACATCCTGTCCTTTTGTTGACCAAAGTTACAGCTGTCTGCCAGttttcttaagtctgagtaaaatgTGTCAAAATTTTCTCCGTCTAGTTGTACTCTtctattaaaattgtaacttgccATTACTTCATTACTTTTCGGCTTGAAATATTCGTCGAATAACTTGATAACTTCCTCTAATTtcggtttatcttctttttttaatacgttGAGGTATAGTTCCAGGGCTGAAGATCCAatgcaatttaataataatgctgCTTTTCTTGGTTCAGACAACTTCTCAAAACCCGCCGCCAGCATAAATATCTTAAACGAATCCTTGAATT
This portion of the Maniola hyperantus chromosome 22, iAphHyp1.2, whole genome shotgun sequence genome encodes:
- the LOC138403887 gene encoding uncharacterized protein, coding for MADGATTTMQGDMCGVEFKMPRGIDLEDLDTCWQQWQKFKDSFKIFMLAAGFEKLSEPRKAALLLNCIGSSALELYLNVLKKEDKPKLEEVIKLFDEYFKPKSNEVMASYNFNRRVQLDGENFDTFYSDLRKLADSCNFGQQKDRMLRDRLVIGVKQTRVQQKLLEIKDLTLDKALDICRSAELSSQQLMVLHSSEVNAVAAASTTRQLTTPANNNSKAKESGSLRAHCSYAFNLAWSLWCDPHGECLTH